CACGGAATAGGTGAAGCCTTCATCCTTTCGTGCTAGGGCTGTCACAAAGCAGTCGTGAAGGGACAGCGCATGTGCCGGTGGGCCGCCTATCTGGGCGAACCGATCTTTCTGGAAGACATCGTCAGCCGGCCGGCGCATTCGCTGATCCGGCAGAGCCAGGGGGCGACGCGCTGCCCCACGCCGGTCAATGCCGACGGCTTCGGCATCGCCTGGTACGGCGAACGGCCCGAGCCCGGCCTCTACCGCGACGTGATGCCCGCCTGGTCGGACCCGAACCTGCGCAGCCTGGTGGGGCAGGTCCGCTCGCATCTGTTCATGGCCCATGTGCGCGCCTCGACCGGGACGGCGACCAGCCGCAACAACTGCCATCCCTTCGCCGCCGGGCGCTGGTCCTTCATGCATAACGGCCAGTTCGGCGGCTACGACGCCTTCCGCCGCCATGCCGACGTGCTGATCCCCGACGAGTTCTATCCGCACCGCAAGGGCGCCACCGACAGCGAGGCGCTGTTCCTGGTCGCCCTGGGCGAGGGGCTGGACAGCGACCCGCAGGGCGCGATGGAGCGGGCCCTGGGCAAGCTGGGCGGCTTGGCCTTCCAGCGGGGCACGGCACCCCATGTCCGCGCCGCCTGCGCCTTCTCGGACGGGCAGCGGCTCTATGCGCTGCGCTACAGCAGCGACGATCAGGCGCCGTCCCTGTACCACCGCTGGTCGGCCTCGCGGCAGGGCTGGGCGGTGGTGTCCGAGCCGCTGGAGACCGATCAGGCCGACTGGCAGGAGGTGCCCCCGGGCAGCTTCTGCATCTTCGAGAAGGACCGGGTGCAGATCCTGCCCTTCCACCCCGAGCGGCTCAGCGCCGCCGCCTGAACTCAGGCCGGATCGGGCGCGGTCGCCGTCGTCACGGGGGCGGGTGTCGCCTCGGGCTGGGGAAGGCGCTTGACCTCGGGGTCCGCCGCCTGCGGACGGCGGAACACCAGCACGTTGTGATAGACCGTCGCGCGCCCGGTCAGGCCGCTGCGCTCTTCGCTGGGCAGCACGTCGGCGCGCAGATATTCCCAGCCCTCGTCCGCCATCCGGTTCAGCTCTGCCGTCAGGGTCAGGGCGAAGCGGTCAGTGGGGGTCTTGGCCTCGCGGGACTTCTCGGTCCGGGTCGGAGCGGGAATGACGGAATATTCAAAGCGCATGGGCGGATCCTGTCGCGGAAGGGGGCCGAAAGGGGGTGCGGCCCCGAGGGGCCGCAGATCGGGGCTTACAGCCCCAGCTTCTGCGCCACCAGATCGTTGACGGCGGCCGGGTTGGCCTTGCCGCCCGTCGCCTTCAGCACCTGGCCCACGAACCAGCCCGCCAGCTTGGGATTGGCGCGGGCCTTCTCCACCTGGGCGGGGTTGGCGGCGATGATCTGGTCCACGGCGGCCTCGATCTCGCCCAGATCGGTCACCTGCTTCATGCCGCGCGCCTCGACGATGGCCGCCGGATCGCCGCCCTCGGTCCAGAGGATCTCGAACAGGTCCTTGGCGATCTTGCCCGAGATGGCCTTGTCCGCGATCAGGTCGATCACCCCGCCCAGCTGCGCGGCCGAGACCGGAGAGGTGGCGATCGTCAACCCCTCCTTGTTCAGGCGGCCGAACAGCTCGTTGATGACCCAGTTGGCGGCCATCTTGCCGTCGCGCCCCGCCGCCACGGCCTCGAAGTAGTCGGCATTCTCGACCTCGGCGGTCAGCACGCCCGCGTCATATTCCGACAGGCCCATGTCGCGCACGAAGCGCGCCTTCTTCTCGTCGGGCAGCTCGGGCATCGAGGCCGCGATGTCGTCGACCCAGTCCTGCTCGATCTCCAGCGGCAGCAGGTCGGGGTCGGGGAAGTAGCGATAGTCATGCGCCTCTTCCTTGGACCGCATCGACCGCGTCTCGCCCTTGTCGGGATCGTAGAGGCGGGTTTCCTGCACGATGCTTCCGCCATCCTCCAGAATGGCGATCTGGCGGCGCGCCTCGACGTCGATGGCCGCCTGGATGAAGCGCATCGAGTTCATGTTCTTGATCTCGCAGCGCGTGCCCAGATGCCCGAAATCGCCGGTTTCCTGGAAGCGTTCGTAATCGCCGGGCTTGCAAACCGACACGTTCACGTCGGCGCGCAGGTTGCCGTTCTGCATGTTGCCGTCGCAGGTGCCCAGATAGCGCAGGATCTGGCGCAGCTTCACGACATAGGCGGCGGCCTCCTCGGGGCCGCGGATGTCGGGGCGGCTGACGATCTCCATCAGCGCGACCCCCGTGCGGTTCAGGTCGACGAAGCTCATCGTCGGGTCCATGTCGTGGATCGACTTGCCGGCGTCCTGTTCCAGATGGATCCGCTCGATCCGCACGCGGCGGGCGACGCCGGGGGCCATGTCCACGATCACCTCGCCCTCGCCCACGATGGGGTGATAGAGCTGGCTGATCTGATAGCCCTGCGGCAGGTCGGGATAGAAATAGTTCTTGCGGTCGAACGCGCTGCGCAGGTTGATCGCGGCCTTCAGCCCCAGCCCGGTGCGCACCGCCTGCGCCACGCAGAACTCGTTGATCACCGGCAGCATGCCCGGCATGGCCGCGTCCACGAAGGCCACGTTGCTGTTGGGCTCCGACCCGAAGCGCGTCGAGGCGCCCGAGAACAGCTTGGCGTTCGAGGCGACCTGGGCATGGACCTCCAGCCCGATCACCAGTTCCCAATCCCCCTGCGCGCCTTGGATCACCTTGGGCTGGGGGGCGGTATAGGTCAGGTCAAGCATGGCGGGCCTCGTTGGCGGCAAAACGGTCTGGCAGGGCTTGTAGGGCAAGGCCGCGCGCTTGTCACGGGTCGCCGCGGCCCGCACCCGCCCTGCCGCGCGAATCGGCAGGGCGCGGGCGGAACCGTCTTTCTGCGGCATCCGGCGGGCGCGCGCGGGGGCGTCGGGCAGCCGTCGGCGGAAATCCGACCATGCGGCACGACCCCTGCGGCAGGTTCCCGCCGAGGTTGAATGGCCGCGCTTGCGGGATGGCCGGGACCGGCTATGGCAGGTTTCAGCGAAACAACCCCTTGAGGTCCCGATGCGCGTCGCGCTCTCCCTTGCCGCCCTTGTGCTGATGGCCGCCTGCGCCACGACCCCGACGGGCCCCTCCGAGGCCGAGATCGCGGCGGCCCAGGAGATGTCCCTGGCCCAGGTGCCTCCGATGCGGTGGGGAGACAGAAGCGGTTCCGACGCCTGGACCCGCGCGACGCTGGAGGCGCTGGACCGCGAGGGCGTGACGATCATGTCCCGCGTGCCCCATGACATCCAGGAATACTGCCCCAACTATCGCGCGCTGACCCAGACCGGCCGCAAGGCCTTCTGGGCGGGGCTGCTGTCCTCGGTCGCCAAGCACGAGAGCACCTACAACCCGCAGGCGGCGGGCGGGGGCGGGCGCTGGCTGGGGCTGATGCAGATCGCCCCGGCGACCTGGCGGCATTACGGCTGCAACGGCAACATCAAGGACGGCGCGGACAACATGTCCTGCGCGGTCAAGATCATGTCCCGCCAGGTCGGACGCGACAACGCGGTCGCCCGCGCCGAGGGCGGCTGGCGCGGCGTGGCCCGGGACTGGGCCCCCCTGCGCAGCGCCACCAAGCGCGCCGACATCGCGGCTTGGACCTCGAGCCAGAGCTATTGCACGGCGCCGGAGGTGGCGAAGGGCTGAAGAAGGCCGGGGGCCAGCCCCCGGACCCCCGGGATATTTTCGTGAAGAAGAAATGGAGGGCGGGCCGGGGAGGCGCCGCCCTTTCCTGTGGTCAGCGCAGGGCGGTCAGGATGCGGGCCCAGGAGCGGGCGCCCTTGGCATAGCTTTCGACGTCGTATTTCTCGTTGGGGGAATGGATGCGGTCGTCGTCGCGGGCAAAGCCGACCAGCATCGAATCCATGCCCAGGATCTGCTTGAAATCGCCCGCGATGGGGATCGAGCCGCCGGCGCCGATATAGGCGGCATCCTGACCCCATTCCTGGCCGAGCGCCTCCTTGGCCAGTCCGAAGGCGGGGTCCGAGATGTCCATGACGCTGGCGGGGCTGGCGCCGTGGTCGTGGAAGCTGGCGCGGCAGTCGGAGGGCAGGAAGCGGCGCACATGGTCCTGGAAGGCGGCGCGGATCGCCTCGGGGTCCTGGGTGCCGGTCAGGCGGAAGCTGACCTTGGCGCGGGCCTGGGCGGGCAGCACGGTCTTGAACCCGTCGCCCGCATAGCCGCCCGCGATGCCGTTGATCTCGGCCGTGGGGCGGTTCCACATCATCTCTAGCGGCGTGCGGCCCGCCTCGCCGATGGGGGTGGACAGGCCCACGCGGCCCAGGAACTCGGTCGCGTCGAACCCCAGGGCCTGCCAGTCGCGGGCCAGTTCCGGGGCCAGATCCTCGACCCCGTCGTAGAAGCCCGGCAGGGTGACGCGGCCCTGATCGTCCTTGAGCGCCGCCAGGGCCTGCGCCAGTACCATGATCGGATTGGCCGCCAGGCCCCCGAAGCTGCCCGAATGCAGGTCGCGGTCGGCGGCGTCGATCACCACCTCCTGTCCCACCAGCCCGCGCAGCTGCGTGGTGATGGCCGGGCGCCCGTCGGCATGGCGCCCGGTGTCGCAGATCACCGCCAGCGAGGCGCGCAACTCCTCGGCATGGGCGCGCAGGAAGGGGCGCAGCGAGGGCGAGCCGGATTCCTCCTCGCCCTCGAAAAGCAGGATCAGGTCCGAGGGCAGGGTGCCATGCACCGCCTTCCACGCGCGGAACGCCTCGACGAAGGTCATCAGCTGGCCCTTGTCGTCCGAGGCGCCGCGCGCGCGGATGACGCAGCCCTGCGGCGTCTCCTCAATGATGGGGTCGAAGGGCGGGCGGTCCCACAGGTCCAAGGGATCGACGGGCTGCACGTCGTAATGGCCGTAGAAGAGGAGCGACCGCGCGCCGCCGGGCTGGCTGCGGGCGGTGACCATCGGATGGCCCGGCGTGTCGTGGACGGTGACCTCGAAGCCCAGGTCGCGCAGGTCGGTGGCCAGCCAGTCGGCGGCGGCGCGCACATCGCCCGCATGGGCCGGATCGGTCGAGATCGACGGGATGCGCAGGAACCGGACCAGCCGGTCCAGCCCCGCCTCCAACCCCTGATCCAGATGCGTCAGGATGTCCTGCAGTCTTGCGTCATCGCCCATGATTTCTACCTTTTGCACCGAGGATCTCGGGTCCATGCCTGCGCCTTTCGTCGAATTGCGACGTTTTCGGCCTGTTTTCTTTGCGCTTTGACCTCTATCAAGGCACAACGCGCGCGGTCGGAGAATGATCGCACCCAGCCAGCTACGCAAGGGATCGCCCGCAATGAAGTATGACGCCGCTCTGGACCAGGCCATCTCTCGACTTCACGAGGAAGGGCGCTATCGCACCTTCATCGATATCGAGCGGGCCAAGGGCAAGTTCCCGCAGGCGGTGTGGAACCGCCCCGACGGCGAACGCCAGGAGATCACCGTCTGGTGCGGCAACGACTATCTGGGCATGGGCCAGCATCCGGTCGTCCTGCAGGCCATGCACGAGGCGCTGGACGCGACCGGCGCGGGCTCGGGCGGCACGCGCAACATCTCGGGCACCACGGTCTATCACAAGCGGCTGGAGACCGAGCTGGCCGACCTGCACGACAAGGAGGCCGCGCTGGTCTTCTCCAGCGCCTACATCGCCAATGACGCGACGCTCTCAACCCTGCCCAAGCTGTTTCCCGGCCTGATCATCTATTCGGACGAGCTGAACCACGCCTCGATGATCGAGGGGATCAAGCGCAACGGCGGCGCCAAGCGCATCTTCCGCCACAATGACCTGGCCCATCTGCGCACGCTGCTGGAGGCCGACGATCCCGACGCGCCCAAGCTGATCGCCTTCGAATCCATCTATTCGATGGACGGCGATTTCGGGCCGATCGCGGCCTTCTGCGATCTGGCGCAGGAATTCGGCGCGCTGACCTATCTGGATGAGGTCCATGCGGTCGGCATGTACGGCCCGCGCGGCGGCGGCGTGGCGGAACGCGACCAGCTGGCGGGGCGCATCGACATCATCAACGGCACGCTGGGCAAGGCCTTCGGCGTCTTCGGCGGCTATATCGCGGCCAGCGAGAAGATGTGCGACGCGATCCGGTCCTATGCGCCGGGCTTCATCTTCACCACCTCGCTGCCGCCCGCCGTGGCGGCGGGGGCCGCGGCCTCCATCGCGCTTCTGAAGACGCCCGAGGGGCAGAAGCTGCGCGACGAGCAGCAGCTGCATGCCCGCATCCTCAAGATGCGGCTGAAGTCGCTGGGCATGCCGATCATCGACCATGGCAGCCATATCGTGCCGGTCCATGTGGGCCATCCGGTCCACTGCAAGGCGCTGTCGGACATGCTGCTGCGCGATTACGGCATCTACGTGCAGCCGATCAACTTCCCCACCGTGCCGCGCGGGACGGAACGCCTGCGCTTCACGCCCTCGCCGGTGCATGATCCCAAGCAGATCGACCATCTGGTGCGGGCGATGGATGCGCTTTGGTCGCACTGCGCCCTGAATCGCGCTGAATTGAGCGCCTAGCTCAATCCACGGATGAACAGCTCTCGCCTGCGTGATACTCTCTGATTTAAGAAGACTTGATGGCCCGCGATTCGCGGGCATCACATAACGGCGGCGAGGCACACGGAAATGAGCAGGCTGCGGGTATATGACCCGGCAGAACAGAACTCGCAGGCGGATGATATGGTGCATATTCTCGACGACGACACCCGCCTGGGGGATCTGATGCGCGGGGAACGGGCGACGTTGGGCAAGTCCCTTCTGGACGTCCAGAGGGAGTTGCGCATCCGCGCCTCCTACGTTGCCGCGATCGAGAATTGCGACATTTCCGCCTTCGACACGCCCAGCTTCATCGCGGGCTATGTGCGGTCCTATGCCCGCTATCTGGGCATGGACCCCGACTGGGTCTTCCGCCGCTTCTGCCAGGAATCGGGTTTCCTGCCCACGCATGGAATGGCGCCCTCGGCCGCCGGACCCAAGCCCGCCCGCCGTCCCTCGGACCCCGCCGAGGCGCTGGCCAATCCGCGCGCGCTGTTCATTCCCCAGGAACGCGGCTTCCTGTCCGAGATCGAGCCGCGCGCCATCGGCGCCATCGCCGTTCTGATCGCGCTGATCGGGGGCCTGGGATACGGCACCTGGTCGGTCCTGCAGGAAGTGCAGCGCGTCACGCTGACGCCGGGCGACGACGTGCCCGCCGTGGTGGCCGAACTGGACCCGACGCAGGGCGCCGGCCTCTCCGATCCCGCCATCGAGGGCGCGGCGGCGGGCGACATCGCCCAGACCCTGCCGCAGCCCGAGGCGCTGGACCGACTCTATCGTCCGCAGATCCTCGAGGCACCGGTGCTGACCGCCCGCGACGGCCCCATCGCCGCCATCGACCCGGGCCTGCTGAACGGCACCGCCACGGTCGAGGACGTGATCGCCTCGGCCGGGAACGTGACCGAGGTGCCGCAGCCCGGGCAGGGCGCCGCACAACCCCAAGGCGAGGCGCCCGATGCCCAGCAGCTGGCCGAGGCTCCGGCCGAGGGCGGCGTGCGCACCCTGGCCCCCGATGCGCCGGGGCTGGAGCTGTTGTCCGTGCGCCCGGCCTGGGTGCGGGTGACATCGGCCGATGGCACGGTGCTGCTGGAAAAGATCATGGATGCAGGCGAACGCTTCGCCCTGCCGCCGCTGGAACAGCCCCCCGTCCTGCGCACGGGCAATTCCGGCGCGGTCTATTTCGCGGTGAATGGCCAGGCCTATGGCCCCGCCGCCCCCGGCGCGCAGGTCATCAGCGGGGTGGAGCTGTCCCCCACCAGCCTGACCGAACGCTTCGCCCTGGCCGACCTGCAGACCGATCCCGAACTGGCGCAGATGATCGCCATGGCCCAGATCGAGACGCCCGAGGATCCGGCCGACATGACCGACTGACCGAAGGGGCGGCGCCTGCCGCCCCGCAGGGCCTCAGCGTGCCCAGCACCGCTCCAGCATGCCGATCCAGTTGTCGCAGGCGATCTTGGCGATCAGCGCCGGGCCATAGCCATGCGCCTCCATCGCCGCGATCAGCCGGGGCAGGGCGGCGGCATCCCCCAGATCGCGCGGCATCAGCGCGCCGTCGAAATCCGACCCGAGCGCCACGCCGTCCTCGCCCAGGATCGCCAGCAGGTGATCCAGATGCCGGATCATCACGCCCAGATCCTCCAGCGGCAGCCGCCGCCCGTCGGGGCGCAGGAAGCTGGATGCGAAATTCAGCCCCACCAGCCCGCCGCTGTCGGCGATCTGACGCAGCTGCCGGTCGGTCAGGTTGCGGCTGCTTTCGCAGATCGCATGCACGGCGCTGTGGCTGGCCACCAGCGGCGCGTCCGACAGTCGCGCGACATCGTCGAACCCCGCCTCGTTCAGATGCGACAGATCCAGCAGGATCCCGAGCGCGTTGCATTCGGCCACCAGTGCGCACCCGGCGGGCGTCAGCCCGGCACCGATACCCGGCCCTGCGGGATGTGCGAAGGGCACCCCGTGGCCGAAGCGCGTGGGCCGTGACCAGACCGGCCCCAGGGACCGCAGCCCCGCCGCGTGCCACAGGTGCAGCGCGTCCATGTCGCGGATCGCCTCGGCCCCCTCCATGTGCATCACGGCGGCGATGCGTCCCTCGGCCAGGCAGGCGCGCAGCCCGGCCGCATCGCGCACCACCCGCAGCGTGCCCGTCCGCTCCAGCGCCAGCAGGGCCGCGGCCTGGGCGAAGGCATGGGGCAGGGCCGTGTCATGGGGGATCTCGTCCGGCAGGGGCAGGGCGAAGGGCGGGTTCTCCATCGCGTGCAGCGCGCCCGCATCGGTCAGCCCGGAGGGCGAGGGGATCCAGATGGCGAAGAACCCGCCCACCAGCCCGCCCGCCTGCATCCGCGGCAGGTCCAGATGCCCCGTCCCGTCGCCCTGCAGCCACAGCCGCGCGCCGTTCGGTCCCGCCGCCACCAGGCGCTGCAGGAAATCGTTATGGCCGTCGAACACGGGCGTCATGGCTGGTCCTCTCGTGATGTCGCCTGAAGTTTGCATATCCTGCAATCGCCCCGCAATGGCGCATCGCGCCTTGCATGGCCTGCGCGCCGCTCTAGGCTGAAGGCGTCACGCCCTGCGCAGCGAAAGGCCAGCCCATGCCCAGCATCACGTCGGACTTCGACGGCCAGACCGTCATCACCACCTTCGAGGTCACCCCCGGCAGCGCGCAGGACGTGCTGGACCTTCTGACCGAGGCCTGGGCGGAGGTGATCAGCCGGCGCACCGGCTGCCTGGGCGGGGCGATCCACCTGAACGACGCGCAGACCCGCATCGCCACCTATTCCCAGTGGCGCGACCGCCGCGATTACCAAGGCATGCTGCGCGACCCCGAGATGCGCCGCCGCAATCGCCAGATCCACGAGATGTGCAAGAGCTTCGAGCCGGTGATGTACGAGGTCCAGTCGGTCTATCCGCAGGGCTGATGCTGCAGCTGCATAAAAGCCCGTGCAATCACCCGCGGCGCTCAGTAGGCTCTGGCGAAACGGACGGAGGACGGCATGGCGGGGCGGATCATCACGGTGGCCCAGCAGAAGGGCGGCTCGGGCAAGACGACGTTGGCGGTGAACCTGGCGGTTTGCCTTCATGCGCGCGGGCATTCCGTGGCGCTGGTCGACACCGACCCGCAGGGCAGCATGGGCCGCTGGTTCATGGAGCGCATGGGCGTCAAGGGCGAGGACGAGGCGCTGGACTTCTCGACCTCCTCCGCCTGGGGCGCCAGCTACGAATCCGAGAAGCTGAAGAAGCGCTTCGATTACGTCATCATCGACACGCCGCCCAAGATCGACAGCGACCTGCGGCCCGCGCTGCGGGTGGCCGATCTGGTGGTGGTGCCGGTGGCGACCAGCCATGTCGACCTCTGGGCGACCGAGGGCGTGCTGGATCTGGCGCGGCGCGAGAAGGCCGAGGTGCTGGTGGTGCTGAACCGCACCCGCCCCAACACCAGGCTGTCGGTCGAGGTGGCGCAGAAGGCGGTCGAACTGGGGGCCGAGGTGGCCGCGACGCAGGTGTCGAACCGCGTCGTCTATGCCGAGACGCTGGGCTTGGGCCTGGGCGCGATCGAACGCCCCAAGGGGCCCGCCACGGCCGAGATGGCCGCGCTGACCGACGAGATCCTGGCCCGGATCGGCTGACCGCCCCTGCGGGCGGCCAGTGGCCTTAGCAGATGGCCTAAGGCCTCAGCGGCACAGACGCTCGGACTGCGCGGCAAAGTTGCGATAGCGGCGCCAGAAGGCGTTGTCGGCATCGCTCTTCGAGGTGCGGACCTCCTGCGCGCGATGCGGGTCGCGGAAGAACTGCGCCGCGCGGCGCTGGTCGGACCGCGACAGGGTCTGGTTGGCGACCTGCTGGATGCAGCCGCACAGGGGCGCATTGCCCCGCGCCCGGTCGGACCGCACGCAGGCGCTGTCGACCGGTCCCGCCATCGCCAGCGGGGTGGTCATGACGATCGCGGCGGCCGCGATAATGAAACGGTTCAGCATGGACTGTCTCCTCGATTGCCTCGAACGGGCCTGCGATGGGCCGGTTGATCCGGTCTTGGTCGCGCAGGCGCCTGGGGAATCTCATATCAGCATCGGTGCCTCGGCTCAATCACGCTTGCGGCATGAGCGGGGGCGGGTCAGACGACGGGCTGCGGGGGAAAGCCCGCCTCGCGCAGCACCGCCACGGCCTGTTCGGGCGACAGCCCCTCGATCGTGACGCGCCTTTGCGGCAAATCCACTTGCGCCCGGCCTCCGGCCCCGGCAATGGCGGTTTCGATGGCGGCCTTGCAATGGCCGCAGCTCATGTCGGGTACGGAATAGATCATCGGGCCTCCACGGATCTCCGGGGGCGATCATGCGGCGCCCGGCGCGCCGTGGCAAGCGGTGCGGAAACACCCGGCAGGGGCCAGGAAGGCAGGGCGGCGATGAGGGACCAGCAGACCACGGACCGGACCGATTGCCGCGCGGGGCCGCGCCCATGATCGGCGCGGGCCTGACCGACAACGGGCGCGCGGCGCTGTTCATGATCGCCTCCATGGCCATGTTCGCCATCGAGGACGCCTTTCTCAAGATCCTGACCCGGACCATGCCGATCTGGCAACTGCTGGCGATCGTCGGCGCCATCTCGGCCCTGATCTTCGGGCTGCGCCTGCGGCTGCGCGGGCAGCGGCTGTGGACGCGGGCGCTGGGCCATCCGATGGTCCTCATGCGCAATCTGGGCGAGATCGTGGGCGCGCTGAGCTTTCTGACCGCGCTGGCGACGGGCGATCTGTCCACGACCTCGGCCATCCTGCAGGTGCTGCCGCTGACGCTGGTGCTGGGGGCGGCGCTGTTTCTGGGCGAGGCGGTGGGTTGGCGCCGCTGGGCCTCGGTCGTCGTGGGCTTTGCGGGCGTGCTGCTGATCCTGCGCCCGGGCACGGCGGCCTTCGATCCGGCGATGCTCTGGGCCTGCCTGGGGGTGGCGGGGCTGACGCTGCGCGACCTGGCGACGCGGCGCATTCCGGCGGGCGTGGCCTCGGACCAGCTCTCGGGCTCGGCCTATGCAGCGATCCTGGTGGCGGGGCTGCTGCTGGGGCTGGCGACGGGGACGGGGCCGGTGATGCCCGATCCGGCGCAGGTGGGCCTGCTGGCGGGGACGGTGGTCTTCGGCGTGCTGGGCTATGCCACGCTGGTCGCCGCCTCGCGCCTGGGCGAGGCCTCCGTCGTGGCGCCCTTCCGCTATGCCCGGCTGGGCTTTGCGCTGCTGGTCGCGGCGGTGGTCTTCGGCGAGCGGCCCGACCTGCCCATGCTGGCCGGATCGGGGCTGATCGCGCTGGCGGGCGGCTATGCGATGTGGCGCGAGGCCCGCAAGCCGCGCCGCCCCGCCCCCGTCGACGGGCTGATCCGCCCCGGCCCCAGCTGATCCCCGCAGATGCCCGCGCCTGCGGCTGCGGGCGGGGGCAGGCCGGCCACGGCCCCCTCGAGGGGCCTTGCCGGCCGCGCGCCCCTGCGGGGCCCGCCCCGGCCCCTGACCGGCCGCCTCACGGGCGACGCGGCGGCACGGGAACCTCGGGACGGCGGCGATCATTGTCGGGGTGACAGACGGCACGCCACCCGGGCGCGCGCGTCAGGTTCCGCATGACGACAAGGAGGCATCCCATGCCCAAGGCCCTGATCATCCTCACCTCGCACGACCGCTTGGGCGACACCGGCACGCCCACCGGCTTCTACTGGGAGGAGCTGGCCGCCCCCTACTGGATCCTGTCCGATGCCGGCTGGCAGGTCGAGCTGGCCAGCGTCCTGGGCGGCAACCCGCCCGCCGATCCCTCCTCGGCCACCGACGAGACGATGACCGACGAGGTCCGCCGCTTCATGGCCGACGACGCCGCGATGAACCGCCTGGCCCATACCGAGAAGCTGGACGAGATCGACGTGTCGGGCTGCGACATCGTCTATCTGCCCGGCGGCCACGGCACCATGTGGGACCTGCCCGGGTCGCAGGCCCTGGGCCAGCTGCTGGCCTCGGCCTGGGACAAGGGCGCGGTCATCGGCGCGGTCTGCCACGGCCCGGCGGGGCTGCTGTCGGCACGCCTGCCCTCGGGCAAGCCGCTGGTCGACGGGCGCCGCGTCGCGGGCTTCACCAACAGCGAGGAGGAGGCCGCGGGCCTCACGGGCACCGTGCCCTTCCTGCTGGAGGACCAGCTGAAGGCGCAGGGCGCGCGCCACGAGAAGGGCCCCGACTGGCAGCCCTTCGCCTTGGCCGACGGGCGGCTGGTGACGGGCCAGAACCCGGCCTCCTCGGCGCAGGTCGCCCAGCTGATGCTGCAGGCC
Above is a window of Paracoccus liaowanqingii DNA encoding:
- a CDS encoding class II glutamine amidotransferase, with translation MCRWAAYLGEPIFLEDIVSRPAHSLIRQSQGATRCPTPVNADGFGIAWYGERPEPGLYRDVMPAWSDPNLRSLVGQVRSHLFMAHVRASTGTATSRNNCHPFAAGRWSFMHNGQFGGYDAFRRHADVLIPDEFYPHRKGATDSEALFLVALGEGLDSDPQGAMERALGKLGGLAFQRGTAPHVRAACAFSDGQRLYALRYSSDDQAPSLYHRWSASRQGWAVVSEPLETDQADWQEVPPGSFCIFEKDRVQILPFHPERLSAAA
- a CDS encoding DUF4177 domain-containing protein; the encoded protein is MRFEYSVIPAPTRTEKSREAKTPTDRFALTLTAELNRMADEGWEYLRADVLPSEERSGLTGRATVYHNVLVFRRPQAADPEVKRLPQPEATPAPVTTATAPDPA
- the gatB gene encoding Asp-tRNA(Asn)/Glu-tRNA(Gln) amidotransferase subunit GatB, with the protein product MLDLTYTAPQPKVIQGAQGDWELVIGLEVHAQVASNAKLFSGASTRFGSEPNSNVAFVDAAMPGMLPVINEFCVAQAVRTGLGLKAAINLRSAFDRKNYFYPDLPQGYQISQLYHPIVGEGEVIVDMAPGVARRVRIERIHLEQDAGKSIHDMDPTMSFVDLNRTGVALMEIVSRPDIRGPEEAAAYVVKLRQILRYLGTCDGNMQNGNLRADVNVSVCKPGDYERFQETGDFGHLGTRCEIKNMNSMRFIQAAIDVEARRQIAILEDGGSIVQETRLYDPDKGETRSMRSKEEAHDYRYFPDPDLLPLEIEQDWVDDIAASMPELPDEKKARFVRDMGLSEYDAGVLTAEVENADYFEAVAAGRDGKMAANWVINELFGRLNKEGLTIATSPVSAAQLGGVIDLIADKAISGKIAKDLFEILWTEGGDPAAIVEARGMKQVTDLGEIEAAVDQIIAANPAQVEKARANPKLAGWFVGQVLKATGGKANPAAVNDLVAQKLGL
- a CDS encoding transglycosylase SLT domain-containing protein yields the protein MRVALSLAALVLMAACATTPTGPSEAEIAAAQEMSLAQVPPMRWGDRSGSDAWTRATLEALDREGVTIMSRVPHDIQEYCPNYRALTQTGRKAFWAGLLSSVAKHESTYNPQAAGGGGRWLGLMQIAPATWRHYGCNGNIKDGADNMSCAVKIMSRQVGRDNAVARAEGGWRGVARDWAPLRSATKRADIAAWTSSQSYCTAPEVAKG
- a CDS encoding M20/M25/M40 family metallo-hydrolase yields the protein MGDDARLQDILTHLDQGLEAGLDRLVRFLRIPSISTDPAHAGDVRAAADWLATDLRDLGFEVTVHDTPGHPMVTARSQPGGARSLLFYGHYDVQPVDPLDLWDRPPFDPIIEETPQGCVIRARGASDDKGQLMTFVEAFRAWKAVHGTLPSDLILLFEGEEESGSPSLRPFLRAHAEELRASLAVICDTGRHADGRPAITTQLRGLVGQEVVIDAADRDLHSGSFGGLAANPIMVLAQALAALKDDQGRVTLPGFYDGVEDLAPELARDWQALGFDATEFLGRVGLSTPIGEAGRTPLEMMWNRPTAEINGIAGGYAGDGFKTVLPAQARAKVSFRLTGTQDPEAIRAAFQDHVRRFLPSDCRASFHDHGASPASVMDISDPAFGLAKEALGQEWGQDAAYIGAGGSIPIAGDFKQILGMDSMLVGFARDDDRIHSPNEKYDVESYAKGARSWARILTALR
- the hemA gene encoding 5-aminolevulinate synthase — translated: MKYDAALDQAISRLHEEGRYRTFIDIERAKGKFPQAVWNRPDGERQEITVWCGNDYLGMGQHPVVLQAMHEALDATGAGSGGTRNISGTTVYHKRLETELADLHDKEAALVFSSAYIANDATLSTLPKLFPGLIIYSDELNHASMIEGIKRNGGAKRIFRHNDLAHLRTLLEADDPDAPKLIAFESIYSMDGDFGPIAAFCDLAQEFGALTYLDEVHAVGMYGPRGGGVAERDQLAGRIDIINGTLGKAFGVFGGYIAASEKMCDAIRSYAPGFIFTTSLPPAVAAGAAASIALLKTPEGQKLRDEQQLHARILKMRLKSLGMPIIDHGSHIVPVHVGHPVHCKALSDMLLRDYGIYVQPINFPTVPRGTERLRFTPSPVHDPKQIDHLVRAMDALWSHCALNRAELSA
- a CDS encoding helix-turn-helix domain-containing protein gives rise to the protein MVHILDDDTRLGDLMRGERATLGKSLLDVQRELRIRASYVAAIENCDISAFDTPSFIAGYVRSYARYLGMDPDWVFRRFCQESGFLPTHGMAPSAAGPKPARRPSDPAEALANPRALFIPQERGFLSEIEPRAIGAIAVLIALIGGLGYGTWSVLQEVQRVTLTPGDDVPAVVAELDPTQGAGLSDPAIEGAAAGDIAQTLPQPEALDRLYRPQILEAPVLTARDGPIAAIDPGLLNGTATVEDVIASAGNVTEVPQPGQGAAQPQGEAPDAQQLAEAPAEGGVRTLAPDAPGLELLSVRPAWVRVTSADGTVLLEKIMDAGERFALPPLEQPPVLRTGNSGAVYFAVNGQAYGPAAPGAQVISGVELSPTSLTERFALADLQTDPELAQMIAMAQIETPEDPADMTD
- a CDS encoding dipeptidase yields the protein MTPVFDGHNDFLQRLVAAGPNGARLWLQGDGTGHLDLPRMQAGGLVGGFFAIWIPSPSGLTDAGALHAMENPPFALPLPDEIPHDTALPHAFAQAAALLALERTGTLRVVRDAAGLRACLAEGRIAAVMHMEGAEAIRDMDALHLWHAAGLRSLGPVWSRPTRFGHGVPFAHPAGPGIGAGLTPAGCALVAECNALGILLDLSHLNEAGFDDVARLSDAPLVASHSAVHAICESSRNLTDRQLRQIADSGGLVGLNFASSFLRPDGRRLPLEDLGVMIRHLDHLLAILGEDGVALGSDFDGALMPRDLGDAAALPRLIAAMEAHGYGPALIAKIACDNWIGMLERCWAR